A single Mustela lutreola isolate mMusLut2 chromosome X, mMusLut2.pri, whole genome shotgun sequence DNA region contains:
- the ZNF275 gene encoding zinc finger protein 275, which translates to MGEEAQPQEMASSSSPQAGEPSPEVKQNRDAGGQGGSPQDLPMEHHFSCKECGDAFRLKVLLVQHQRIHSEEKGWECGDCGRVFRGVSEFNEHRKSHVAAEPQPGPSRALEEAAEHREPAEREAKPFECEECGKRFKKNAGLSQHLRVHSREKPFACAECGRSFKVSTHLFRHQKLHTAEKPFACKACGRDFLDRQELLKHQRAHTGHLPFDCDDCGKSFRGVNGLAEHQRIHSGAKPYGCPHCGKLFRRSSELTKHRRIHTGEKPYECGQCGKAFRQSSSLLEHQRIHTGERPYGCGDCGKAFRGPSDLIKHRRIHSGLKPYECDKCGKAFRRSSGLSRHRRTHSGARRCECGECGRVFKRRSALQKHQPSHRD; encoded by the coding sequence ATGGGTGAAGAAGCGCAGCCGCAGGAGATGGCCTCCAGCAGCTCCCCGCAGGCCGGCGAGCCCAGCCCCGAGGTCAAGCAGAACAGGGACGCGGGGGGTCAGGGGGGCAGCCCTCAGGACCTGCCTATGGAGCATCACTTCTCCTGTAAGGAGTGTGGGGACGCCTTTCGGCTCAAGGTCCTCCTGGTGCAGCACCAGAGGATCCACAGCGAGGAGAAGGGCTGGGAGTGCGGCGACTGCGGGCGGGTCTTCCGGGGGGTCTCCGAGTTTAACGAGCACCGCAAGAGCCACGTGGCTGCCGAGCCCCAGCCAGGCCCCAGCCGCGCCTTGGAAGAGGCCGCCGAGCACCGGGAGCCGGCGGAGAGGGAGGCGAAGCCCTTCGAGTGCGAGGAATGTGGGAAGCGGTTCAAGAAGAACGCGGGCCTCAGCCAGCACCTGCGCGTGCACAGCCGCGAGAAGCCGTTCGCCTGCGCCGAGTGCGGCCGCTCGTTCAAGGTGAGCACGCACCTGTTCCGCCACCAGAAGCTGCACACGGCCGAGAAGCCGTTCGCCTGCAAGGCGTGCGGCCGCGACTTCCTGGATCGCCAGGAGCTGCTCAAGCACCAGCGCGCGCACACGGGCCACCTGCCCTTCGACTGCGACGACTGCGGCAAGTCGTTCCGCGGCGTCAACGGCCTGGCGGAGCACCAGCGCATCCACAGCGGCGCCAAGCCGTACGGCTGCCCGCACTGCGGCAAGCTCTTCCGGAGGAGCTCGGAGCTCACCAAGCACCGGAGAATCCACACCGGTGAGAAGCCATACGAGTGCGGCCAGTGCGGCAAGGCCTTCCGCCAGAGCTCCAGCCTGCTGGAGCACCAGCGCATCCACACGGGCGAGCGGCCGTACGGCTGCGGCGACTGCGGCAAGGCCTTCCGCGGCCCGTCCGACCTCATCAAGCACCGGCGCATCCACAGCGGACTCAAGCCGTACGAGTGCGACAAGTGCGGCAAGGCCTTCCGCCGGAGCTCGGGCCTGAGTCGCCACCGCAGGACCCACAGCGGAGCGCGGCGCTGCGAGTGTGGCGAGTGTGGCCGTGTGTTCAAGAGGCGGTCGGCGCTGCAGAAGCACCAGCCGAGCCACCGCGACTAG